The Spirochaeta isovalerica DNA window GCTTCGCTGTAGCGGCGAACACTCTCGCACAGTTGTCACAGGTCGCTTCAACTATGTGTTTTCTCTCCATGGATCAACTCCTTTTTTGTCGTTGTTACATTATCGATCCACAGTAAAAAAAAACGTATAGGCCGTTTGGTATAATCTATCGGACTTTGAATATGAGAATGAGAACTCCGAATGTAATAACCAGCTGTAAAATGAGAAACTTGATCATAATCTGGGTGGGAGACCAGTTGTAATTCTCTTTCATATGGTCGTGGAGAGGAAATCTGATATTTTTGAATATGTGAATATTGAGAAAACGTTTCAGTGCGATTTTGATCAGACCGGTTCCACCATTTATAAAGAGAACCGTGGAAATCAGGAAATAGAGAAAGGGATTTCCGGTTTTCAGAATGATGATGCCTATGGCGAATCCCAATCCTCTCGATCCGGCGTCGCCCATAAGAATGGCACTAGGGTAGGCGTTATACCAGAGATAGGCGAAAAGCGAAGCGACGATAGAGAACGCCGCTATAGACCAGTTGGCTCCGTCGGCGATAAATGGAACAAGCAGGTATTCAGATATTTTAATATTGCCGAGTATAAAGTAGAGCAGAATAGCCAGAGAACCGATACTGAGCAGCACCAGTATTCCCGAAAGACCGTCCACCCCATCGGAACAGTTTGTCGTATTGATCGACACCCAGAGAACCAGCGTATAGATGATAAACTGAATGATAGTGTGCTCGATAAGCACATTCTTGAAAAAGGGAACCCAGATCGTCACATCTCCCCATAGAATGAGAACGGCCGCTCCGGCCATGGAGACGAGAAGATCAAAAGCCGCTTTCCTGTATTCGCCCCACTCCGAAGCGCTCCTGTCATCAAAAAAACCGAAGATCATCGCCGCCGATATGAGCATCGTGCTCAGGTAGAGGTCCCAGTCGAAGCTGTTGAATATGAGTACTGAAAAGAGATGCACGGTGAGAAAAATAACGCCTGCCCCGGTCGGTTTTCCTTTGGACAAAGCCCCGTCGACGCTGAGGAGCTTACCTCTGTCCCTCGGGAGCCTGGAGCTCAGTTTTTTCAGAAAAAACAGATTGACGATGAAGCTGAAATAAAAAGACAGCATGATTTTTACAGAGAAGTATTGAAAGATGGGATAATTCAGTATCCCGGATAACCAGTCATAGAGCATCGAAGCGATTCTCTCCCGTTTTTAACTTTTATATTTGATTTCAGCCCTAATGAAAAAAAGGTCAGTCCGGCTAAAGCCGGTCTGGTTTCTTCAAATTCGGATTTGGCCACCATCCGCCGTCTCCTGGCGGCTCATTCCGGCCCCCTGGTTTCGCTAAAAGGGCATCCATGCCCTTTTGCCCTCAAATGATCGGGCCGCTGCACCAGTTCAAATCCTCTCAGTCCTAATGAAAAAAAGGTCAGTCCGGCTAAAGCCGGTCTGACCTTTTTATCGGGCTGAGAGGATTTGAACCTCCGACCTCATCGTCCCGAACGACGCGCGCTCCCCCTGCGCTACAGCCCGATATCATTTGATACAAATGTACTTTATCCACGGGTTTGACTTATGTCAAGAAGAGCTGTTGCTTTAATCCGAATTCCTTGATCCGGCAAAGCGGAGGAATTCTCGGGAATCTGACTCAGCCGGCTATGTATACAGGCGTTTTTTTTACTATAATAAGATAAAAATCCTTCCTGAGGAAAAAAAATGATTATTCTTTGGATAGCTGTTTTTGCAGCTTCTCTTGCCCTTCTTATATTTTCTTCCGACTGGTTCATCGATGCAGCTGACAAGATCGGTTTTTACTTTAAAATTCCCAGTTTTGTTATCGGCGTCATCATTGTCGGATTCGGCACGTCGCTTCCCGAACTGGCGTCCTCGGTGGCGTCTGTTCTCAAAGGCAATTCAGAAATTGTCATCGGTAACGTAATCGGCTCCAATATTACCAATATTTTTCTGGTATTGGGCGTAGGGGCTTTCGTCGGGAAACAGTTCAAACTGGATTTCGACATCATGAAATCCGATGTTCCCTTTCTCATTGCCTCGGCCGTCCTGGTCAGCCTCATGGTCATAGACAGGAACTATTCCCTTCCCGAAGCCCTTATCAGCATCGCCCTTCTCATAGTTTATATCTACACATCCTTAAAAAGCGGCACACTCGATCAGGAACTGCATGAATTTGAGGAAAAACACGAACACAATCTGTCAATTTTCACATGGGTCATGCTCATTGCTTCTCCGGCGCTTATTGCTCTGGGGGCCACATGGACAGTCAATTCAGTTATCAAAATTTCTGAAATGATAGGAATAGGCACGGAAATAATCGCCCTTTCGGCTGTAGCTCTGGGAACGTCCCTTCCGGAAGTTATGGTTACTTTCCAGGCGGCCCGGAAAGGCAATCCGGAGATGGCTGTCGGAAATGTGATCGGTTCCAATATATTCAACACACTGGCCGTTATGGGATTTTCAGCTTTTTTCGGAAAACTCGCCATACCGCAGGAAATCGTCTCCTTCCATGTTCCCCTCTTTCTGGGTGCGACAGTTATCATGGTTGTCATAGCGTCTGACAAAAAGGTATTCCGATTCGAAGGCGTTATTCTTCTTTTATTCTACATCTTCTTTCTGGGGAATACTTTCGGAGTCATTTGATATAGAATCGTCCCCGTCAGACCATGTTCCGGCTTCCCAGCTGTAGGTTTGATAGGGGCTGAAATTCCCCTTGTACGCCATACTGTGATTTTCCCTGATCCAGTATCCCAGATTGTAGTAATCCAACCCCAGTTCCGTTGCTATTTCTATTTCCTTCATGATGCTGAAAATTCCCGGACTGTATGAAGAGTAATCGGGGTCATAAACAAAATAGACACTGCTGAGGGCGTGGAGCGCAATATCTATAAATCCTACGGCCGCAAGTCTTCCGTCAATGTAATATTCCGATTGCGCCGATGGAACTGCCGCTGTAAAAAAACTTTCCTGGAAATGATCCTGATCGCTGTCCTGACCGAATTTAACCAGCGAGTGCTTTTTATATATTTGAAAGATCTCATCGCTGTAACGGGGCGGGGAAAGCCGAACCGCCGTGGATTCATTTTTTCTCAAGATACGTCTCTGGCTTTTTGACGGTTTGAAATCGGAACAGACTGTTCTGATGGGTATGCACTTGCGGCATCCCCGGCAGGCGGGGCGGAAGAAATAGAGCCCGAAGCGTCTCCAGCCGGCTGAAAGAAATTCATCAAATTCTCTTTCGTTCATTTGATAGGCAAAGAAGTACTCCTGTATAAATTCTTCCCCCTCGATATACGGACATTTGACGGGATCCGATATGTTGGGCTCTTTCAGTAAAATCATATTATAAAAGTACAGTGTTTAAAGTAGAATGAGAATATGAAGAAACCGGAAATTCTGGCGCCGGGCGGTGGTTTCAATTCGGCGCTGCACGCCTATGAAGCGGGAGCCGATGCGGTTTACGCCGGAATGAGCGCTTTTTCCGCTCGGAAAGGGGCGGTAAATTTTACAAACGATCAGCTCAGACGGCTGAAAAGTTATGCTGTAGAGCACAATAAGAAGATTTATATAGCTATAAATACAGTCCTGAAGCAACAGGAGCTGGAACAGATTATCATTCTTCTTCACAGTTTATCGGATATACAGATAGACGGGATCATTCTCCAGGATCCGGGACTGGCCTATATTCTGGAAAAATATTTTCCCGCTATGGAGAGGCACGCGTCCACGCAGATGGCTGTTCACAACAGCCAGGGTGTATCGGCCCTGAAAGATGCGGGATTTAAAAGGATCATCCTCTCCCGAGAGCTGAGCCTGTCGGAGATTGAAAAGATTCGGCGGGATCATGAAGATGTGGAGCTCGAAGTCTTCATCCACGGAGCCATGTGCTATAGTTTTTCGGGAATCTGCCTCGCATCGGGCCGCCTTCTGGGAAGATCAGGCAACCGGGGAGAATGCGGACAGATTTGCCGGACCTGGTTCGACGGAGAGAAAGGACACAGTTTTTCTTTTTCGGCTAATGATATGAAGGGGGGCGAGGCTGTCATAGAACTGACGCAGATGGGCATAGACTCTCTGAAAATCGAAGGAAGGCTGAAAAGCCCCGAGTATGTTTCGCACACGGTCCGCTATTACCGCGATCTTCTGGACCGGAATGACAGAAGTGCGATCCGGAAAGAGGAAGACCTCTCAGCCATAGCCTTTTCCAGAGAACAGACAGCAGCCTTTTTCAACAACCGGAAAGGGGAGAATATGGTGGGGAACCTCTATCCCGGACACAGGGGAATCTCTGCCGGCCATGTTCTGTCTTCCGGCAAAGGCATTTTCCATTTGAAGAGCCGGATCCCCCTTTCGGACAGAGACGGGCTTCTGCTCTTCCTGAAAAACGAACCTCAGCAGTTCGCCCTGAAAAGTCCCGGAAAGAAACACAGTTTTAAATCCGGCGAATCAGTTCCCGTATTATTCAACCGCAGCGTTTCACCGGGGACGGAAATTTATCTCGTCTCCCGTCACGATATGACCTTGAAAGAGTATAGAGAGGAAAGCTATAAACCCTGGAAAACACCGGTTCCGCTGAAAGTTGAAATGTCTGACAGCAAACTGGTTATAAAAGCGGCTCTTTCTGGACAGGAGTTCACCTATGAGGAAGAAGTTGAGATACAGGAATCAACCGGAGGAAAAGACTTCAGAGAAATCCTGACTGAGAGTTTTTCCAAAAGCGGAGAATCAGATTTCCGCTTGTCATCACTGGAGTTGACGAACTTGTCCGATCTGGGAGACAGAGAGATTTTCCTGCCTCTTTCCCGTTTAAAAAAAATCAGACAGAATTTTTTTAAAAACCTCGATATGAGAGCCT harbors:
- a CDS encoding phospho-N-acetylmuramoyl-pentapeptide-transferase, translated to MLYDWLSGILNYPIFQYFSVKIMLSFYFSFIVNLFFLKKLSSRLPRDRGKLLSVDGALSKGKPTGAGVIFLTVHLFSVLIFNSFDWDLYLSTMLISAAMIFGFFDDRSASEWGEYRKAAFDLLVSMAGAAVLILWGDVTIWVPFFKNVLIEHTIIQFIIYTLVLWVSINTTNCSDGVDGLSGILVLLSIGSLAILLYFILGNIKISEYLLVPFIADGANWSIAAFSIVASLFAYLWYNAYPSAILMGDAGSRGLGFAIGIIILKTGNPFLYFLISTVLFINGGTGLIKIALKRFLNIHIFKNIRFPLHDHMKENYNWSPTQIMIKFLILQLVITFGVLILIFKVR
- a CDS encoding peptidase U32 family protein yields the protein MKKPEILAPGGGFNSALHAYEAGADAVYAGMSAFSARKGAVNFTNDQLRRLKSYAVEHNKKIYIAINTVLKQQELEQIIILLHSLSDIQIDGIILQDPGLAYILEKYFPAMERHASTQMAVHNSQGVSALKDAGFKRIILSRELSLSEIEKIRRDHEDVELEVFIHGAMCYSFSGICLASGRLLGRSGNRGECGQICRTWFDGEKGHSFSFSANDMKGGEAVIELTQMGIDSLKIEGRLKSPEYVSHTVRYYRDLLDRNDRSAIRKEEDLSAIAFSREQTAAFFNNRKGENMVGNLYPGHRGISAGHVLSSGKGIFHLKSRIPLSDRDGLLLFLKNEPQQFALKSPGKKHSFKSGESVPVLFNRSVSPGTEIYLVSRHDMTLKEYREESYKPWKTPVPLKVEMSDSKLVIKAALSGQEFTYEEEVEIQESTGGKDFREILTESFSKSGESDFRLSSLELTNLSDLGDREIFLPLSRLKKIRQNFFKNLDMRASQIYRESASRKTGDIDAEYTGNPFAVFPGSIPGRQSMSPSPSPVPFGPGEDNFFPVPPLQFSDSDFEKIRETVDRMLEITAGPVVLGLNNPGHLSLVKEYGQNERVYFFTDYCTYTANKAAVLFYRTRIKRLIYSTYWIEDKEGQLPPLFKLDSSFNPHLFLSRICYRLHNDFGTCRDCRKDYHYSLNQRDREFTVVVKNCLTWLFQKR
- a CDS encoding arginyltransferase, producing the protein MILLKEPNISDPVKCPYIEGEEFIQEYFFAYQMNEREFDEFLSAGWRRFGLYFFRPACRGCRKCIPIRTVCSDFKPSKSQRRILRKNESTAVRLSPPRYSDEIFQIYKKHSLVKFGQDSDQDHFQESFFTAAVPSAQSEYYIDGRLAAVGFIDIALHALSSVYFVYDPDYSSYSPGIFSIMKEIEIATELGLDYYNLGYWIRENHSMAYKGNFSPYQTYSWEAGTWSDGDDSISNDSESIPQKEDVE
- a CDS encoding calcium/sodium antiporter, producing MIILWIAVFAASLALLIFSSDWFIDAADKIGFYFKIPSFVIGVIIVGFGTSLPELASSVASVLKGNSEIVIGNVIGSNITNIFLVLGVGAFVGKQFKLDFDIMKSDVPFLIASAVLVSLMVIDRNYSLPEALISIALLIVYIYTSLKSGTLDQELHEFEEKHEHNLSIFTWVMLIASPALIALGATWTVNSVIKISEMIGIGTEIIALSAVALGTSLPEVMVTFQAARKGNPEMAVGNVIGSNIFNTLAVMGFSAFFGKLAIPQEIVSFHVPLFLGATVIMVVIASDKKVFRFEGVILLLFYIFFLGNTFGVI